Proteins co-encoded in one Prunus persica cultivar Lovell chromosome G6, Prunus_persica_NCBIv2, whole genome shotgun sequence genomic window:
- the LOC18774792 gene encoding ras-related protein RABH1e isoform X1, which produces MATVSPLAKYKLVFLGDQSVGKTSIITRFMYDKFDTTYQATIGIDFLSKTMYLEDRTVRLQLWDTAGQERFRSLIPSYIRDSSVAVIVYDVANRQSFLNTNKWIEEVRTERGTDVIIVLVGNKTDLVDKRQVSIEEGDSKSREFGVMFIETSAKAGFNIKPLFRKIAAALPGMEALSSTKQEDMVDVNLKPTTNSSHTEQQGGCAC; this is translated from the exons ATGGCGACGGTGTCTCCTCTGGCTAAATACAAGCTGGTCTTCCTGGGCGATCAGTCCGTCGGAAAAACCAGCATCATCACCCGCTTCATGTACGACAAATTCGATACCACCTATCAG GCTACGATTGGGATTGATTTTCTGTCGAAAACGATGTACCTTGAAGATCGGACAGTTCGTTTGCAGCTTTG GGATACTGCAGGGCAAGAAAGATTTAGGAGTCTCATTCCAAGCTACATCAGGGATTCCTCTGTTGCAGTGATTGTTTATGATGTAGCTA ATAGACAGTCATTTCTGAACACTAATAAGTGGATAGAGGAAGTACGAACAGAACGAGGAACTGATGTCATTATCGTGCTTGTGGGGAACAAAACTGATCTCGTTGATAAAAG ACAAGTCTCTATAGAGGAAGGGGATTCCAAATCTCGTGAATTTGGAGTCATGTTCATTGAAACTAGTGCAAAAGCAGGATTTAATATCaag CCTTTATTCCGCAAGATTGCTGCTGCATTACCAGGGATGGAAGCCCTTTCTTCAACAAAACAGGAAGACATGGTCGATGTAAACCTGAAGCCGACAACTAATTCATCCCACACAGAGCAGCAAGGAGGGTGTGCATGCTAG
- the LOC18774143 gene encoding CMP-sialic acid transporter 5 has translation MAATKHKAPVRSSEKMNSRVWLFSLLLTLQYGAQPLISKRCTRREVIVTSSVLTCEIAKVVCALIFMARDGSLKKVYKEWTLVGALTASGLPAAIYALQNSLLQISYKNLDSLTFSMLNQTKIIFTALFTYLILRQKQSIQQIGALFLLILAAILLSFGEGSKKGSSASNSDQILFNGIIPVMVASVLSGLASTLCQWASQVKKHSSYLMTVEMSIVGSLCLLASTFKSPDGEAIAKHGLFYGWTLMTWIPVMSNALGGILVGLVTSYAGGVKKGFVIVSALLVTALLQFIFEGKPPSLYCLVALPLVVSSISIYQKYPYRVKRKEL, from the exons ATGGCGGCCACCAAGCACAAAGCTCCAGTGCGGAGCTCGGAGAAAATGAACTCAAGGGTTTGGctcttttctcttctactCACTCTGCAATACGGAGCTCAGCCCCTGATCTCCAAACGCTGCACCAG AAGAGAAGTGATTGTAACGTCGTCTGTTCTGACATGCGAGATAGCCAAGGTTGTATGTGCCCTAATTTTCATGGCAAGAGACGGTAGCTTGAAGAAAGTGTACAAAGAGTGGACTTTGGTTGGTGCCTTAACTGCTTCGGGCCTTCCCGCTGCCATTTATGCACTGCAAAATAGTTTGCTTCAGATTTCTTACAAGAACCTTGATTCACTTACCTTCTCAATGCTCAACCAgactaaaattatttttactgCTCTCTTTACATATTTGATACTGAG GCAGAAGCAATCAATCCAACAAATTGGGGCTCTCTTCTTGTTGATTCTGGCAGCCATTCTTTTAAGTTTTGGGGAAGGCTCCAAAAAAGGGTCTAGTGCTAGCAATTCTGACCAAATATTGTTTAATGGGATTATTCCCGTCATGGTTGCCTCTGTACTCTCAGGTTTGGCATCCACTTTGTGTCAATGGGCATCCCAG GTTAAGAAACACTCATCATACTTGATGACTGTAGAGATGTCTATTGTGGGAAGTTTATGCTTGTTGGCTAGTACCTTTAAGTCTCCAGATGGAGAAGCTATTGCAAAGCATGGCCTTTTTTATGGATGGACTCTAATGACTTGG ATCCCAGTCATGTCCAATGCCCTTGGTGGAATTCTTGTTGGTCTAGTCACAAGCTATGCCGGCGGTGTTAAAAAG GGGTTCGTCATTGTTTCTGCACTTCTTGTTACGGCTTTGTTGCAGTTCATTTTTGAAGGGAAACCACCTTCATTGTATTGTCTCGTAGCTCTTCCTCTTGTGGTTAGCAGCATTTCGATATACCAGAAGTATCCATACCGAGTTAAAAGGAAAGAACTGTAA
- the LOC18774792 gene encoding ras-related protein RABH1e isoform X2, whose translation MHGCTSVYICSLVSLHSPYNMKFSFIFMQPLISTPCTDILCSKFLTELSHADRQSFLNTNKWIEEVRTERGTDVIIVLVGNKTDLVDKRQVSIEEGDSKSREFGVMFIETSAKAGFNIKPLFRKIAAALPGMEALSSTKQEDMVDVNLKPTTNSSHTEQQGGCAC comes from the exons ATGCATGGGTGCACATCCGTGTACATTTGCTCTCTTGTCTCATTACATAGCCCTTACAACatgaaattttcatttatatttatgcAACCCTTAATCTCTACTCCATGTACAGACATTTTGTGTTCCAAATTCCTGACTGAATTGTCGCATGCAGATAGACAGTCATTTCTGAACACTAATAAGTGGATAGAGGAAGTACGAACAGAACGAGGAACTGATGTCATTATCGTGCTTGTGGGGAACAAAACTGATCTCGTTGATAAAAG ACAAGTCTCTATAGAGGAAGGGGATTCCAAATCTCGTGAATTTGGAGTCATGTTCATTGAAACTAGTGCAAAAGCAGGATTTAATATCaag CCTTTATTCCGCAAGATTGCTGCTGCATTACCAGGGATGGAAGCCCTTTCTTCAACAAAACAGGAAGACATGGTCGATGTAAACCTGAAGCCGACAACTAATTCATCCCACACAGAGCAGCAAGGAGGGTGTGCATGCTAG
- the LOC18775076 gene encoding BTB/POZ domain-containing protein DOT3 isoform X2 — MKKSQTLPQTPESDYEGTQRQSIVIPSKHITIANTFEKKEHSWFITSHVSTDLTIQVQDVTFNVHKYPLISKCGYIGRLEFQPSISNFGYDLKLESFPGGSETFEIILKFCYGLPMDLNPNNIAPLRCASEFLEMTEDLQDGNLISKTEAFLTFVVLSSWKDTITVLKSCETLSPWAENLQIVRRCCDSIAWKTSKVNIVGDTDCQEGWWFNEVATFRIDHFMRIITAINAKSTRPEVVGKCIMHYAERWLPGMNAEFEGLRGYGFGKNDLQFSILSRSKEEGGYVHSKEQKAIIESLVSVLPPQNEAISCKFLLRMLKMAMLYSASPALISELEKRVGMMLEDANVNDLLIPSCNNADQGKLVDTVHLKNAQCTMHDTEVVQRIVEYFLMHAQQGQQQKTARINVSKLLDNYLAEIAEDPNLSITKFQILAELLPENARTCDDGLYRAIDTYLKTHPSLPEHDRRRLCRIMNCDKLSLDACMHAAQNDRLPMRTIVQVLFSEQVKMRTAMQEKESQSGNNSEQEGNHSSTDAEIKNLKAELENVKIKMAELQSDYSELQQEYERIGSKQKNVSGWSLGWRKIKNSFHAKVEGNETGEGQQRPNPAGRRPPSRRRSSMS, encoded by the exons ATGAAGAAGTCTCAAACTCTACCACAAACTCCTGAGAGCGATTACGAGGGCACTCAAAGACAAAGCATCGTAATTCCTTCCAAACACATCACCATAGCAAATACCTTCGAAAAGAAAGAACACTCCTG GTTTATCACTTCTCATGTCTCAACAGACctaacaattcaagttcaagaTGTCACCTTTAACGTTCACAAG TATCCCTTGATATCAAAATGTGGCTACATTGGTCGATTGGAATTTCAGccttcaatttcaaattttggctATGACCTCAAGCTTGAAAGCTTCCCAGGTGGATCGGAAACCTTCgaaatcattttaaaattttgttatggTCTTCCAATGGACTTGAACCCTAACAACATAGCACCACTAAGATGCGCCTCAGAATTTCTAGAAATGACAGAAGATCTTCAAGATGGAAATCTCATTTCTAAGACTGAAGCTTTTCTCACATTTGTAGTCCTTTCTTCGTGGAAAGACACCATTACTGTACTTAAATCTTGTGAAACTCTATCTCCATGGGctgaaaatcttcaaattgTCAGAAGGTGCTGTGACTCAATTGCTTGGAAGACTTCTAAAGTAAACATTGTCGGAGATACAGACTGTCAAGAAGGCTGGTGGTTTAATGAAGTGGCTACCTTTCGAATAGATCATTTCATGAGGATTATAACAGCAATAAACGCAAAGAGTACAAGACCAGAAGTTGTAGGTAAATGTATCATGCACTATGCAGAGAGATGGTTGCCAGGCATGAATGCGGAGTTTGAAGGACTAAGAGGATACGGGTTTGGAAAAAATGACCTCCAGTTCAGTATATTGAGTAGGAGTAAAGAGGAAGGGGGTTACGTACACAGCAAGGAGCAAAAAGCAATTATTGAAAGCCTAGTGAGCGTACTTCCTCCTCAAAATGAAGCTATTTCATGTAAGTTCTTATTGAGGATGTTAAAGATGGCCATGCTGTACTCTGCATCACCAGCTTTGATTTCAGAGCTTGAAAAGAGAGTGGGGATGATGTTAGAAGATGCCAATGTGAATGATCTGTTGATTCCTAGTTGCAATAATGCAGATCAAGGGAAACTAGTTGA TACAGTTCACCTGAAGAATGCACAATGCACAATGCACGACACTGAAGTCGTGCAAAGGATTGTGGAATATTTCTTGATGCATGCACAGCAAGGACAGCAACAGAAGACTGCTAGAATCAATGTTAGTAAGCTGTTAGACAACTACCTAGCAGAGATTGCAGAAGACCCAAACCTCTCCATAACCAAGTTTCAAATATTGGCTGAATTACTGCCAGAAAATGCACGGACGTGTGATGATGGTCTCTACAGAGCCATTGATACCTACCTCAAG ACCCATCCTTCACTACCTGAGCATGACCGGAGAAGGCTATGTAGAATAATGAACTGTGATAAACTATCGCTTGACGCATGCATGCACGCTGCACAAAATGATCGACTGCCTATGAGAACTATTGTCCAG GTGCTTTTCTCAGAACAAGTAAAGATGAGGACGGCGATGCAAGAGAAGGAATCACAAAGTGGCAATAACTCTGAACAGGAAGGGAACCACTCATCAACAGATGCAGAGATTAAGAATCTAAAAGCAGAACTTGAGAATGTAAAGATAAAGATGGCAGAGCTGCAGAGTGACTACTCTGAGCTGCAGCAAGAGTACGAAAGGATAGGCAGCAAGCAAAAGAATGTGTCGGGTTGGAGTTTGGGATGGAGAAAAATTAAGAACTCTTTCCATGCAAAAGTTGAGGGCAATGAAACTGGAGAAGGCCAACAAAGACCCAACCCAGCTGGCAGAAGACCGCCCTCCAGACGAAGGTCATCCATGTCCTAA
- the LOC18775076 gene encoding BTB/POZ domain-containing protein DOT3 isoform X1, with protein sequence MKKSQTLPQTPESDYEGTQRQSIVIPSKHITIANTFEKKEHSWFITSHVSTDLTIQVQDVTFNVHKYPLISKCGYIGRLEFQPSISNFGYDLKLESFPGGSETFEIILKFCYGLPMDLNPNNIAPLRCASEFLEMTEDLQDGNLISKTEAFLTFVVLSSWKDTITVLKSCETLSPWAENLQIVRRCCDSIAWKTSKVNIVGDTDCQEGWWFNEVATFRIDHFMRIITAINAKSTRPEVVGKCIMHYAERWLPGMNAEFEGLRGYGFGKNDLQFSILSRSKEEGGYVHSKEQKAIIESLVSVLPPQNEAISCKFLLRMLKMAMLYSASPALISELEKRVGMMLEDANVNDLLIPSCNNADQGKLVDTVHLKNAQCTMHDTEVVQRIVEYFLMHAQQGQQQKTARINVSKLLDNYLAEIAEDPNLSITKFQILAELLPENARTCDDGLYRAIDTYLKTHPSLPEHDRRRLCRIMNCDKLSLDACMHAAQNDRLPMRTIVQEKEMQPKNLYQPQAKVLFSEQVKMRTAMQEKESQSGNNSEQEGNHSSTDAEIKNLKAELENVKIKMAELQSDYSELQQEYERIGSKQKNVSGWSLGWRKIKNSFHAKVEGNETGEGQQRPNPAGRRPPSRRRSSMS encoded by the exons ATGAAGAAGTCTCAAACTCTACCACAAACTCCTGAGAGCGATTACGAGGGCACTCAAAGACAAAGCATCGTAATTCCTTCCAAACACATCACCATAGCAAATACCTTCGAAAAGAAAGAACACTCCTG GTTTATCACTTCTCATGTCTCAACAGACctaacaattcaagttcaagaTGTCACCTTTAACGTTCACAAG TATCCCTTGATATCAAAATGTGGCTACATTGGTCGATTGGAATTTCAGccttcaatttcaaattttggctATGACCTCAAGCTTGAAAGCTTCCCAGGTGGATCGGAAACCTTCgaaatcattttaaaattttgttatggTCTTCCAATGGACTTGAACCCTAACAACATAGCACCACTAAGATGCGCCTCAGAATTTCTAGAAATGACAGAAGATCTTCAAGATGGAAATCTCATTTCTAAGACTGAAGCTTTTCTCACATTTGTAGTCCTTTCTTCGTGGAAAGACACCATTACTGTACTTAAATCTTGTGAAACTCTATCTCCATGGGctgaaaatcttcaaattgTCAGAAGGTGCTGTGACTCAATTGCTTGGAAGACTTCTAAAGTAAACATTGTCGGAGATACAGACTGTCAAGAAGGCTGGTGGTTTAATGAAGTGGCTACCTTTCGAATAGATCATTTCATGAGGATTATAACAGCAATAAACGCAAAGAGTACAAGACCAGAAGTTGTAGGTAAATGTATCATGCACTATGCAGAGAGATGGTTGCCAGGCATGAATGCGGAGTTTGAAGGACTAAGAGGATACGGGTTTGGAAAAAATGACCTCCAGTTCAGTATATTGAGTAGGAGTAAAGAGGAAGGGGGTTACGTACACAGCAAGGAGCAAAAAGCAATTATTGAAAGCCTAGTGAGCGTACTTCCTCCTCAAAATGAAGCTATTTCATGTAAGTTCTTATTGAGGATGTTAAAGATGGCCATGCTGTACTCTGCATCACCAGCTTTGATTTCAGAGCTTGAAAAGAGAGTGGGGATGATGTTAGAAGATGCCAATGTGAATGATCTGTTGATTCCTAGTTGCAATAATGCAGATCAAGGGAAACTAGTTGA TACAGTTCACCTGAAGAATGCACAATGCACAATGCACGACACTGAAGTCGTGCAAAGGATTGTGGAATATTTCTTGATGCATGCACAGCAAGGACAGCAACAGAAGACTGCTAGAATCAATGTTAGTAAGCTGTTAGACAACTACCTAGCAGAGATTGCAGAAGACCCAAACCTCTCCATAACCAAGTTTCAAATATTGGCTGAATTACTGCCAGAAAATGCACGGACGTGTGATGATGGTCTCTACAGAGCCATTGATACCTACCTCAAG ACCCATCCTTCACTACCTGAGCATGACCGGAGAAGGCTATGTAGAATAATGAACTGTGATAAACTATCGCTTGACGCATGCATGCACGCTGCACAAAATGATCGACTGCCTATGAGAACTATTGTCCAG gaaaaagaaatgcaaCCCAAGAACCTCTACCAACCACAAGCTaag GTGCTTTTCTCAGAACAAGTAAAGATGAGGACGGCGATGCAAGAGAAGGAATCACAAAGTGGCAATAACTCTGAACAGGAAGGGAACCACTCATCAACAGATGCAGAGATTAAGAATCTAAAAGCAGAACTTGAGAATGTAAAGATAAAGATGGCAGAGCTGCAGAGTGACTACTCTGAGCTGCAGCAAGAGTACGAAAGGATAGGCAGCAAGCAAAAGAATGTGTCGGGTTGGAGTTTGGGATGGAGAAAAATTAAGAACTCTTTCCATGCAAAAGTTGAGGGCAATGAAACTGGAGAAGGCCAACAAAGACCCAACCCAGCTGGCAGAAGACCGCCCTCCAGACGAAGGTCATCCATGTCCTAA
- the LOC18773175 gene encoding uncharacterized protein LOC18773175 yields the protein MGSRLGRRVIHFANLPIKLLMPTNFTNIREIALKTIPSASKVEIKRVLESLYGFQVEKVRTLNMEGKKKKRGGLLFARPNYKKAYVTLKNPLSLSQDLYPIGVVEQERKQTSKQSKSSVVEEGETEKHWLYGKDKEEPWRVKNDKGSAVFGDGVAKFPWSTMRFR from the coding sequence ATGGGAAGTAGATTGGGGAGGAGGGTAATTCACTTCGCAAACCTACCCATCAAGCTCTTAATGCCCACCAACTTCACCAACATCAGAGAAATCGCTCTCAAAACCATCCCATCAGCTTCCAAGGTCGAAATCAAGCGCGTCCTCGAATCCCTCTACGGCTTCCAGGTCGAAAAGGTCCGTACGCTCAACATGGagggcaagaagaagaagcgcGGTGGCCTATTGTTCGCCAGACCCAATTACAAGAAGGCCTACGTCACGCTCAAGAACCCACTCTCGCTCTCTCAGGACCTCTACCCTATTGGAGTCGTCGAGCAGGAGAGGAAGCAGACGAGCAAGCAATCCAAGTCCAGCGTCGTCGAAGAAGGTGAAACTGAGAAGCATTGGCTTTACGGGAAGGACAAGGAGGAACCTTGGAGGGTTAAGAACGACAAGGGTTCTGCTGTTTTCGGCGACGGTGTGGCCAAATTTCCCTGGAGCACCATGAGGTTTCGCTAG